The following proteins come from a genomic window of Populus alba chromosome 12, ASM523922v2, whole genome shotgun sequence:
- the LOC118044628 gene encoding uncharacterized protein isoform X1, whose protein sequence is MEHLLDQQLGTGLEAPEFALSICESVDMHGFTVKPGYKEWARYSSESRQEIHPPETHLNSGGIGGGGGGGGSSGGGGALTSTETVGSKRQRRPSVRLGEIGGGDQLYESQHHRRIASNSWKQQQQQILGFKEASKSSKTRALTNLSEFNETPDGDNDINLDSVAIGSWRVKHSSKKRGSLNVSAKRIRSNWVSKFDDSGGGVGNGGEGEEKYSGGEDIEEEEEEIYREFDVENSESLLKEQSPIHDSLENLGDGNEREVYYNRRVVRGRNYRNVNHDYLHEGVELSSPSDNDTRDYRNNGRCGGGSGSGGEDGVRIWLNSLGLGKYAPVFEIHEVDDEVLPMLTLEDLKDMGINAVGSRRKMFCAIQKLGKGFS, encoded by the exons ATG GAGCATCTTTTGGATCAGCAGCTAGGAACTGGACTCGAGGCTCCTGAGTTTGCTCTCTCTATCTGTGAGTCAGTTGATATGCATGGTTTCACGGTGAAGCCAGGATACAAGGAATG GGCAAGATATTCCTCTGAATCGAGACAAG AGATACACCCGCCTGAGACCCATCTAAACAGCGGCGGCATTGGTGGCGGAGGTGGCGGTGGAGGAAGCAGCGGAGGAGGAGGGGCATTAACGTCAACTGAAACTGTGGGGTCAAAGAGGCAGCGGAGGCCAAGTGTCCGATTAGGCGAGATAGGCGGTGGAGACCAACTTTATGAATCCCAACACCACCGTAGAATTGCCAGCAATAGTTGgaaacaacaacagcagcagatTTTGGGTTTTAAAGAGGCAAGTAAATCATCAAAGACTCGAGCTTTAACGAATTTAAGTGAGTTTAATGAAACTCCTGACGGggataatgatattaatttggATAGTGTTGCAATTGGGAGTTGGAGAGTTAAGCATTCATCGAAAAAGAGAGGGTCTTTGAATGTTAGTGCCAAGCGAATTAGGTCTAATTGGGTGTCTAAATTTGATGATAGTGGTGGTGGAGTTGGTAATGGTGGGGAAGGGGAGGAGAAATATAGTGGTGGTGAAGatatagaggaggaggaggaagagattTATAGAGAATTTGATGTTGAGAATTCAGAAAGTTTGTTGAAAGAACAAAGCCCGATTCATGATTCACTTGAGAATTTGGGAGATGGGAATGAGAGGGAAGTGTATTACAATAGGAGAGTGGTTAGGGGGAGGAATTATCGTAATGTTAATCATGATTATCTTCATGAGGGGGTTGAATTATCAAGCCCATCGGATAATGATACGAGAGATTATAGGAATAATGGGAGGTGTGGCGGTGGCAGCGGCAGTGGAGGGGAGGATGGAGTGAGGATTTGGCTAAATAGTTTAGGGTTAGGGAAATATGCGCcagtttttgaaattcatgagGTGGATGATGAGGTTTTGCCAATGTTGACATTGGAGGATTTGAAGGATATGGGAATCAATGCTGTTGGGTCTAGAAGGAAGATGTTTTGTGCTATTCAGAAGCTAGGAAAGGGGTTTTCTTGA
- the LOC118044630 gene encoding long chain base biosynthesis protein 2a isoform X2: MGYVTNSAILPVLIGKGGLIISDSLNHNSIVNGARGSGATVRVFQHNTPSHLEEVLRQQIAEGQPRTHRPWKKIIVIVEGIYSMEGELCKLPEIVAICKKYKAYVYLDEAHSIGAVGKTGRGVCELLGVDTADVDIMMGTFTKSFGSCGGYIAGSKELIQYLKYTCPAHLYATSISPPAAQQIISSIKVILGEDGSSRGAQKLARIRENSNFFRSELLKMGFEVLGDNDSPVMPIMLYNPAKIPAFSRECLKQNVAVVTVAFPATPLLLARARICISASHTKEDLLKALEVISQVGDLVGIKYFPAESDKQHQEPGALKLE; the protein is encoded by the exons ATGGGTTATGTCACAAACTCTGCCATCCTTCCTGTTCTGATTGGAAAG GGAGGATTGATAATTAGTGATTCATTGAACCACAACTCAATTGTGAATGGTGCTCGAGGTTCAGGAGCAACAGTTAGGGTTTTCCAACACAATA CGCCATCTCACTTGGAGGAAGTTTTGAGACAGCAAATTGCGGAGGGGCAACCAAGGACACATAGGCCTTGGAAGAAGATAATTGTCATTGTGGAGGGGATTTATAGTATGGAAGGCGAGCTCTGCAAACTTCCAGAGATTGTTGCAATATGCAAGAAATACAAG GCATATGTTTACTTGGACGAGGCTCATAGCATTGGAGCAGTTGGGAAAACAGGAAGAGGTGTTTGTGAACTCTTAGGAGTGGATACAGCTGATGTGGATATTATGATGGGAACTTTTACTAAATCGTTTGGATCTTGTGGGGGTTATATTGCTGGATCTAAG GAATTAATCCAATATCTTAAGTACACTTGTCCTGCTCATTTATACGCAACATCAATTTCCCCTCCAGCTGCACAACAAATTATATCTTCCATTAAGGTTATTCTTGGAGAGGATGGTTCTAGTAGAG GGGCTCAAAAACTTGCAAGAATACGCGAAAATAGCAACTTTTTCAGGTCAGAGCTTCTGAAAATGGGGTTTGAGGTTCTTGGTGATAATGATTCACCAGTGATGCCCATAATGCTTTACAATCCAGCAAAAATCCCTGCATTTTCTCGGGAGTGTCTAAAGCAGAAT GTTGCTGTTGTGACGGTTGCATTTCCAGCTACTCCTCTACTTTTGGCCAGGGCACGTATTTGCATATCTGCCTCTCATACCAAGGAAGATCTTCTCAAAGCATTGGAG GTTATCAGTCAAGTTGGTGACCTTGTTGGCATAAAGTACTTCCCTGCTGAGTCTGACAAGCAGCATCAGGAGCCAGGTGCACTCAAGTTGGAGTGA
- the LOC118044629 gene encoding metalloendoproteinase 3-MMP, with product MTRSQQYPHLFMIITILILLSINSVPSISAHFFHSNDSIPEDLLKNATSNPWSFFHQLSGCHAGQKYDGLAKLKSYFQYFGYIPSSLSNFTDDFDDSLESALRTYQQNFNLNITGQLDDQTVNHIVRPRCGNPDIVNGSTSMNSGKTHNTSSSHVHTVSHYSFFTGMPRWRKQALTYAFSPGNQLTDEVKAVFSRAFDRWSTVIPLTFTQTDSIGAADIGIGFYSGDHGDGEPFDGVLGTLAHSFSPPSGQFHLDGEENWVVTGDVRTSSLTTAVDLESVAVHEIGHLLGLGHSSVEVSIMYPAISSRTKKVDLADDDIQGIQVLYGSNPNYNGSSTTSVQEKETGSSGAHSLGSRWDLSGLIMTFGFVLLLL from the coding sequence ATGACAAGATCACAGCAATATCCTCATCTTTTCATGATCATTACAATTCTTATTCTTCTCTCAATCAATTCAGTTCCTTCAATCTCTGCTCACTTTTTCCATAGCAATGATTCAATCCCAGAAGACTTGCTCAAAAACGCAACCTCTAATCCATGGAGTTTCTTCCATCAACTATCCGGTTGCCATGCTGGTCAAAAATACGACGGCTTGGCCAAGCTCAAAAGCTACTTCCAGTACTTCGGTTACATCCCCAGCTCCCTCTCCAATTTCACCGACGATTTCGATGACTCCCTCGAATCTGCTCTCCGAACTTACCAACAAAACTTCAACCTTAACATCACTGGCCAACTCGACGACCAGACAGTTAACCACATCGTACGGCCCAGGTGCGGCAACCCGGATATAGTTAACGGCTCTACCAGTATGAACTCTGGCAAGACACATAATACCTCGTCCAGTCACGTTCACACGGTTTCTCATTACTCCTTCTTTACTGGGATGCCACGTTGGAGGAAGCAAGCCTTAACCTACGCGTTTTCGCCTGGGAATCAATTAACCGACGAGGTTAAGGCCGTTTTCTCCCGCGCTTTCGACCGGTGGTCAACGGTGATTCCATTGACATTCACGCAGACGGATTCTATCGGCGCAGCTGATATTGGAATTGGGTTTTACAGTGGCGATCATGGAGATGGAGAGCCGTTCGATGGGGTTCTTGGGACTCTAGCACATTCTTTCTCTCCGCCAAGTGGACAGTTCCATCTTGACGGGGAAGAGAATTGGGTCGTGACAGGTGATGTTAGGACATCGTCGCTGACGACAGCTGTCGATTTGGAGTCCGTGGCAGTACATGAGATTGGACATTTGCTAGGGTTAGGGCATTCCTCTGTGGAAGTGTCCATCATGTACCCTGCTATTTCTTCGAGGACTAAGAAAGTAGATTTGGCCGACGATGATATTCAAGGGATCCAGGTGTTGTACGGTAGCAACCCTAACTACAATGGTTCATCCACAACATCCGTTCAGGAGAAAGAGACTGGTAGTAGTGGGGCCCATAGTCTTGGTTCAAGGTGGGACCTTAGTGGGTTAATCATGACCTTTGGATTTGTTTTGCTGCTTCTGTAG
- the LOC118044630 gene encoding long chain base biosynthesis protein 2a isoform X1, producing MIKIPYLTALSTYFSYGLLFAFGQFRDFFRKIFDSWHSSNLQGYAPICLGLEDFYIRRLYLRIQDCFGRPISSSPGAWFDVVERHSNDNNKTLKRTTKVTRCLNLGSYNYLGFAAADEYCTPRVIETLKRFSPSTCSPRVDGGTTILHNELEVCVANFVGKPAAIVFGMGYVTNSAILPVLIGKGGLIISDSLNHNSIVNGARGSGATVRVFQHNTPSHLEEVLRQQIAEGQPRTHRPWKKIIVIVEGIYSMEGELCKLPEIVAICKKYKAYVYLDEAHSIGAVGKTGRGVCELLGVDTADVDIMMGTFTKSFGSCGGYIAGSKELIQYLKYTCPAHLYATSISPPAAQQIISSIKVILGEDGSSRGAQKLARIRENSNFFRSELLKMGFEVLGDNDSPVMPIMLYNPAKIPAFSRECLKQNVAVVTVAFPATPLLLARARICISASHTKEDLLKALEVISQVGDLVGIKYFPAESDKQHQEPGALKLE from the exons ATGATTAAGATCCCATATTTGACCGCATTGAGCACCTACTTCAGCTATGGCTTACTCTTCGCTTTTGGCCAATTCCGCGATTTCTTTCGTAAAATCTTCGATTCGTGGCACTCTAGCAATCTTCAG GGTTATGCACCGATCTGTTTAGGCCTTGAAGACTTCTACATTCGTCGCTTATATCTTCGGATTCAG gATTGTTTTGGACGTCCGATTTCGAGTTCCCCGGGTGCGTGGTTCGATGTTGTCGAGCGGCACTCCAATGACAATAACAAGACGTTGAA ACGGACTACCAAGGTAACTAGGTGTCTTAACTTGGGGTCCTATAATTATCTTGGGTTTGCTGCAGCTGATGAGTATTGTACGCCTCGTGTTATTGAGACATTGAAGAGGTTTTCGCCGAGTACTTGCAGTCCTCGTGTTGATGGAG GAACTACGATATTGCATAATGAACTGGAGGTGTGTGTTGCAAACTTTGTTGGGAAGCCAGCTGCCATAGTGTTTGGCATGGGTTATGTCACAAACTCTGCCATCCTTCCTGTTCTGATTGGAAAG GGAGGATTGATAATTAGTGATTCATTGAACCACAACTCAATTGTGAATGGTGCTCGAGGTTCAGGAGCAACAGTTAGGGTTTTCCAACACAATA CGCCATCTCACTTGGAGGAAGTTTTGAGACAGCAAATTGCGGAGGGGCAACCAAGGACACATAGGCCTTGGAAGAAGATAATTGTCATTGTGGAGGGGATTTATAGTATGGAAGGCGAGCTCTGCAAACTTCCAGAGATTGTTGCAATATGCAAGAAATACAAG GCATATGTTTACTTGGACGAGGCTCATAGCATTGGAGCAGTTGGGAAAACAGGAAGAGGTGTTTGTGAACTCTTAGGAGTGGATACAGCTGATGTGGATATTATGATGGGAACTTTTACTAAATCGTTTGGATCTTGTGGGGGTTATATTGCTGGATCTAAG GAATTAATCCAATATCTTAAGTACACTTGTCCTGCTCATTTATACGCAACATCAATTTCCCCTCCAGCTGCACAACAAATTATATCTTCCATTAAGGTTATTCTTGGAGAGGATGGTTCTAGTAGAG GGGCTCAAAAACTTGCAAGAATACGCGAAAATAGCAACTTTTTCAGGTCAGAGCTTCTGAAAATGGGGTTTGAGGTTCTTGGTGATAATGATTCACCAGTGATGCCCATAATGCTTTACAATCCAGCAAAAATCCCTGCATTTTCTCGGGAGTGTCTAAAGCAGAAT GTTGCTGTTGTGACGGTTGCATTTCCAGCTACTCCTCTACTTTTGGCCAGGGCACGTATTTGCATATCTGCCTCTCATACCAAGGAAGATCTTCTCAAAGCATTGGAG GTTATCAGTCAAGTTGGTGACCTTGTTGGCATAAAGTACTTCCCTGCTGAGTCTGACAAGCAGCATCAGGAGCCAGGTGCACTCAAGTTGGAGTGA
- the LOC118044627 gene encoding basic helix-loop-helix protein 80 produces MAAFSYQNPPLFLDSVILPNITTPVMNRNNSMYWFYDEAGGINTNSFYQLYPPETLHEAPLDVRFQEFSHHDHSSKASLSDDETSLTKKPSTGSSTVVDKLETGEQVTQEVIPVDRKRKTTNGSLNSAQSKDVKEVKSKRQKKCRGDMKQEEKTPKAVKKVPEEPPTGYVHVRARRGQATDSHSLAERVRREKISERMKTLQRLVPGCDKVTGKALMLDEIINYVQSLQNQVEFLSMKLASFNPLFYDFGMELDAFMVRPERLSSMSPPLPSLQQCSPIQPTAFADAAATTTTATPTTSFATANNYPLVDNSTSLLLQGMRPSAFTTEDSCNLMWDVDERRQKFLSPSGLSSNLCSFH; encoded by the exons atgGCAGCCTTTTCGTATCAGAACCCACCTTTATTTCTTGACTCAGTTATCTTGCCAAACATTACCACACCTGTTATGAACAGGAACAACAGCATGTATTGGTTTTATGATGAAGCTGGAGGCATCAATACCAACAGTTTTTATCAACTTTACCCTCCTGAAACTCTTCATGAAGCTCCTCTTGATGTTAGATTCCAAGAATTTAGCCATCATGATCATAGCTCTAAGGCGTCTCTTAGTGATGATGAGACTTCCTTGACTAAAAAACCGAGCACAGGCTCCTCAACCGTGGTTGATAAGCTTGAAACTGGTGAGCAAGTTACTCAAGAAGTGATCCCCGTGGACAGGAAGAGGAAGACTACTAATGGGTCCTTGAATTCTGCTCAATCAAAG GATGTTAAAGAagtgaaaagcaagagacaaaaGAAATGCAGAGGTGACAtgaaacaagaagagaagacgCCAAAAGCCGTGAAGAAAGTTCCTGAAGAGCCTCCAACAGGCTACGTTCATGTAAGAGCAAGGAGGGGCCAAGCAACAGATAGCCACAGCCTTGCAGAGAGG gtaagaagagagaaaatcagTGAGAGAATGAAGACGCTACAACGCCTTGTTCCTGGCTGCGACAAG GTAACTGGGAAGGCCCTTATGTTGGATGAGATTATTAATTATGTTCAGTCCCTACAAAATCAAGTGGAG TTCTTATCCATGAAGCTTGCCTCTTTTAATCCCTTGTTCTATGATTTTGGAATGGAGCTTGATGCATTCATGGTCAGACCAGAG AGATTAAGTAGCATGTCTCCACCACTGCCATCTCTGCAGCAATGCAGTCCAATCCAACCCACAGCTTTTGCTGACGCCgccgccaccaccaccaccgctaCTCCTACTACCTCCTTTGCTACAGCAAATAACTATCCTCTTGTTGATAATTCAACTTCACTTTTACTTCAAGGAATGAGGCCTTCTGCCTTCACTACTGAG GATAGTTGTAACCTAATGTGGGATGTGGATGAGCGAAGACAAAAGTTTCTTAGTCCATCTGGGCTCAGCAGCAACCTGTGTTCTTTCCATTAA
- the LOC118044628 gene encoding uncharacterized protein isoform X2, translating to MAEIHPPETHLNSGGIGGGGGGGGSSGGGGALTSTETVGSKRQRRPSVRLGEIGGGDQLYESQHHRRIASNSWKQQQQQILGFKEASKSSKTRALTNLSEFNETPDGDNDINLDSVAIGSWRVKHSSKKRGSLNVSAKRIRSNWVSKFDDSGGGVGNGGEGEEKYSGGEDIEEEEEEIYREFDVENSESLLKEQSPIHDSLENLGDGNEREVYYNRRVVRGRNYRNVNHDYLHEGVELSSPSDNDTRDYRNNGRCGGGSGSGGEDGVRIWLNSLGLGKYAPVFEIHEVDDEVLPMLTLEDLKDMGINAVGSRRKMFCAIQKLGKGFS from the coding sequence ATGGCAGAGATACACCCGCCTGAGACCCATCTAAACAGCGGCGGCATTGGTGGCGGAGGTGGCGGTGGAGGAAGCAGCGGAGGAGGAGGGGCATTAACGTCAACTGAAACTGTGGGGTCAAAGAGGCAGCGGAGGCCAAGTGTCCGATTAGGCGAGATAGGCGGTGGAGACCAACTTTATGAATCCCAACACCACCGTAGAATTGCCAGCAATAGTTGgaaacaacaacagcagcagatTTTGGGTTTTAAAGAGGCAAGTAAATCATCAAAGACTCGAGCTTTAACGAATTTAAGTGAGTTTAATGAAACTCCTGACGGggataatgatattaatttggATAGTGTTGCAATTGGGAGTTGGAGAGTTAAGCATTCATCGAAAAAGAGAGGGTCTTTGAATGTTAGTGCCAAGCGAATTAGGTCTAATTGGGTGTCTAAATTTGATGATAGTGGTGGTGGAGTTGGTAATGGTGGGGAAGGGGAGGAGAAATATAGTGGTGGTGAAGatatagaggaggaggaggaagagattTATAGAGAATTTGATGTTGAGAATTCAGAAAGTTTGTTGAAAGAACAAAGCCCGATTCATGATTCACTTGAGAATTTGGGAGATGGGAATGAGAGGGAAGTGTATTACAATAGGAGAGTGGTTAGGGGGAGGAATTATCGTAATGTTAATCATGATTATCTTCATGAGGGGGTTGAATTATCAAGCCCATCGGATAATGATACGAGAGATTATAGGAATAATGGGAGGTGTGGCGGTGGCAGCGGCAGTGGAGGGGAGGATGGAGTGAGGATTTGGCTAAATAGTTTAGGGTTAGGGAAATATGCGCcagtttttgaaattcatgagGTGGATGATGAGGTTTTGCCAATGTTGACATTGGAGGATTTGAAGGATATGGGAATCAATGCTGTTGGGTCTAGAAGGAAGATGTTTTGTGCTATTCAGAAGCTAGGAAAGGGGTTTTCTTGA